The region GAACTTTGGAGTAGATCTCACagatcttcttcttcctgcacgAGACACCAGAGTGAGTtagagctgcagcagagctggCAGAGTTTTAATGTGACGTGTTTGTGCAGTTACCTCTCCTCTTTGGTCAGGTCTGACAGCTTCCTGCATTTACGAGCGAGGATGAATCTGCAGGAGAGGGGGAGCAGGAATATTAtccagtgaaaaaaaacacattgcacTGATGCACAACAGgagcacatgtgcacacacttgGTGCACTTCTAGTTTTTCCATCATTATACTTCAGAAATGAGAGCTCTTCCAACTCTGTGGCCTAAATTCTGGGGGGCCTTTTCCTGTTTCAACATTCAATACAGCATGCCTGAAACCAGATCcgtatatttgtgtttatttaaccaggagtaGAAGCCTTGTTGAGATTAACCCTTACAAGTCTGAATTAGAAATGCAAtgcctgtgtttgtatttatacttcagcagtgtttcccctaggtttacagctttggggggggggggggggggggggggtggggaggtgcgggcagacggacgccgacacaaacacttgaaggaatcttggagttcatgcgttacttttaatgacagctgtcctgttctatcagaaaggtatccttaaattacttctttccctgatttccgactctatcccatctctacaataaaggcacaaaaagcccaaaattaaatcttaaattttttttttttaaattaaatgaacttgaccttcaaggggggcgggggggggactGTTGGGGGGGTGGGCCGCCCcataatataatggtaggggaaacactgttcaGGTTAGGTTACATCTTCAAATGTTTACTGTTTACAAGCCTAAAGTTTTCTGTTTTGgataaattaaaacaagattACACAAACAGTGTTATCCTGACAGTCTGTGGATACTGTTCTGCATTCTTTGTAAAAAAGAGTGGAActgaagctgttgtggtttcaTTTGAAGTCAAGTTGATAGGTTATGCAAACAGTGGTGATTTGTTAGTGCTTAAAACTGTTTCTTTTGGGATACAaattgtattatattgtatgtATAATGTCTTCATTTGGAACTTATACGCGCTGGGGAAATTATTCAAAGTGATAATACGGAGGCAAAGGAAGtgtcatgtttttaatcaccCCATGATGGCGGGGACAGTCCCATCCGGCTTTGTGTCATCGAGCGTCAGGCCGATCGGCGCTCCTTCCTCCTCGATCACCATGCTGCCGCAgtaacctgcagacacacaggtgtacGATAACAATCATGTCAAATCAGACTCTTCCAAACTTCACACGCATCACATTTAGTCCTCCCGTGCACCTTTATTCCTCCAGAAGTTCTCTCTGTAGTACACCATGCACTTGATGACGGAGCCCATGGGGACGCGGCTGATCAGCTGGTTCCTGAGTGGGGGCAGCTCGGGGTTAAAGTGCATCTTCATGTTCAGACCAGGGGGCGTGGCCAAGATCACGTACTTAGCCTATGACAAAGATGGACaggtacaaaaaaagagagagatagcgtgatagaaagagagagaaagagagagagagaggatagaaaCACAATCAGGACAGAGTGAGCTGCATCACACTCagcaaccagcagagggcagcagagaacTATTTTGCCAGCAGCAAGAGTTGCATGCTTTCTTTTGGCTTAGATCGTGCATTATCAGCACAACATTAGGCCACATATGTGATGAtaactaaaataataataatagtcaTATTAACTATTATGACTGCAGCGATGAAAGAAGAACTGAGAGTTTGTTAGaagttaaagttgttgtttattttgtttttcttacagtgTAGGTCTGTTTGTCGAGCGTCTCCACCACCACCATGTCCCCGCTGTGGTCGATCCTGTAGACCGGAGACTCCAGCTTCACCCGCTCTCCCAGCTGCCGGGCCATGCACTCGCTGATCTGACTCGAGCCGCCAGCAAacttcctctcctgcatgtGGATAGAGAGGACAGAGAGCTCAGAGGTCCAGCAGGACTAGAGGGGTCttactttaactttttatcaacgtttttgatttatttcttgcAAAATTTCTTCACTCTGCGCTGATCCCGCTCGGAGTGTGACTCCAGCAGGCTAATAAAACCCACATGACGGAGGCGAGCTGATAAAATCTGTTGATTAATTCGGGTTTTACTCATTCATCTCCTTCATCTGCTTCTGTTTGCTTCACTACAAATTCATCAACATGTGAAACCAAAGGAAAGAATGTGCTTGTGAAATTGCAGCTCATGCAGAGTGATTGAGGACTGAGGGGGCGGAGAGACATTAAGCGCTGCCAAAGCTcttaaacacaaaattaaatGAACTGCGGCCTTTTCCATACGGTGAGTGTCAGCGTCTCGCCGCTTCCTCCATCACAAACACATTGCAAGTGTTCCTCTGTGGCATTTGGACAAATTTGGCTGCCAGTCCACAGACATCACACGCTAAATCTAAATCAGTCCCGGCGGTGACACAGGGCGAGCCgctgtttgtcttctttgattaaagacaatttttatttttcagtggaAACACTGAAAGAATACCAAACAGCATCCATTGTTTATATTGCATCCAACTCAAAGTATTTAAGTCTTTAACATTCATAAAACAAGGACGCTGAAGATAGAATTCTTTGTTTCAGGTTGCAAAAAGTGCTCCAGCTTTTGTAGTCTTTACTTTAGACTGCTTTAAACAGGATCATGTGAACTGGTTCCTGTTGATGCTTTGATCAAAGGGTTAAACAGAAAGCTGTACACATACCCATACACGCAGCCCAACAAACAGGAGAAGATGTTTTAAACAGGAAGGTCCAGCAAACAGGACAGAGTGTCTGTTTACCTAAACACAAACCCCCCCTTTCCTCCGTGGCCATGGCAACAGGAACACTCAGCTTTGGAAAGCCCTCCaagaaaacagcttttgtcAGGCTCATAATGATGCAGAGCTGACCAGCAGCAGACTAAAGGTAAACGCGTTAGAGCTGATTTACGCCGCTGTGGGATGTGACTGATTCTTCTTGGCCGGCCTCCTCTGCACTGCAGGGATCGTTTTCCCGCACAGAGACTTTCGGGGGGGAAGCTGGGACATAATACTCAGATATTCTGTTTGTGCTGCGAGTTCAGCGAGGCCCAGGTAGAAATCATCCTTTTGTcctcaaatctttaaaaactgaatCTTATATCAAGCTTCGGTAGAGCTGCAAAAATCAGAGGCCTTATTCAGACTGCCGTTAAATATGCCCCAGTGACGTTTCACCTCTAATCTGAATATTGCAGAGTAATGGAGGAACAatgtgatcccccctctgtaccgtctttggAAGCAGTAACAGAAGCGTTACAGAGGCCAGATGGGATCAGTAACAGTAACCCAGTAAGGAGAACCAATATTACACCTTCCCAGAATTAAGATAATGTCCAAAGAATTCAAAAGGGTGATCCCATCTCATATGTCGTCTCTGTTCAAAATAAGATAGGGAGCAGGACTGTGTCTCCAAACAAGCAAGGAATCTCTCATGTACTGGTACGGAGACAGAAGCTGCAGACGTACCTGTCCTCCGTTCGTGGTGGAGAAGATCCTCATGGTTCCTCCGCACTGTTTCACATACCAGAGGAACCACAGGGCCGACACCTCGTGGGGTTCAGAGGTCACATTCACGTTGATAAACAGGGTGGCAAAGCGAAGAACAGCCCTTAAAAAAGACAGTACATAATTagtcaaaaatgtgtttccataTCACTAATGCAAAGTAATTCTAAAGgcaaaaaatggaaaataccGTTTATATGTTATAAAATATGTAATTGAGACGCTGAGTAAGAGTTTCTAAGACACGGTTAAAATGGTTTCATCATGTCAGATGGAAGGTTATCTGACTCTCTTAACAACTATGTCTCTTCATATTCACTTTATTATGGTGTGCCTCAGGGGCCTGTAATGGGGCCATTTGCATTCTTTAATACCAGCTTTACCTTGGGCACAACATTCACAgaaatgtctcttttctttttacgcTGATGATACACTGATCTACCTGCCTGATGAATTTAGAGCCTCCAATGCCGAGTTTACTCAAGGATTGACTTTCTGATATCAAAGACTGGACGCTGAGAAAAACTCtttaactgaagaaaaacacaacggAGATCCTTGTCATCATGTTTTAAGCACATTGCACAAATAAATCTGATATGTGCTTCTTTTTTATGGAGCATGTTGGCGCCTTGGTTCCTTGGTTGATATACTGTCAGGCAAACTATCACCTTTGACCACCATAATGTCAATCATTCATTCTTGAGTCCAAGTGGACATTTGTGCCAATTTGAAGGTCGTAACTCGAGACAATCCTGAACTATTCCTTCAGAAGAAATCAGATGCTGTAATGTCTACAGCCCAGGAATCATCAAGGCACAGAGCTTAAAAATGGCCTGCACAATGCTCTCTAGCTAGGCAGGAAAAGTCATATGATCTCCTAATTTCTCCTCTACCTGGTCCAGCAGATTTTCTCAAAGAGCTCCAGCATGGTCATCTTGTCCCACTCCTCAGCATGAGGAGCTTTCCAGGGAGCCTCTCTGGGAATCTGAAACACAggcaaacaacaaaacatttagatttCATGGAGCAGAGTCAAAACAAAAGTCTAAAACGGATCCTTTCTTTTACCTCCTTGCCCATCTCGTCCATCGTCCTGAACAGGTTGTTGAAGTCCAACATGACGATGGGGTTCCAGATCGGGGGGAAGGAGCCTTTGAACGGGTACGACTTTCCCTGTTGGATACAAAGCATCATTAAACTCATATTCTTTTTATAACCATCAGTTGATCACATTGTGTAGTCATGCTTTCTAACATTGCATTAAGTCAGCAGAAGTCAGTTTTGTCATTTTATAGAGATTGGCTGCTTTGGTTTAATATtttagatcgtttatttcccgatcagacacagagcaaagaggatgtgggttcAAAACATCCTAGGTGGCAAAACTACTACTGACAGATGTTTGTAGGATTACAGATGTTcctgagtgcatgtgtgaaaacagctactTTTTCATACACAGAGACAATCCAAAGTAATTCACCCCAGccataaagtaaaataataattcagtTAAAGTGAAAACCAATCTGCATGTATACTTTACTccaacaaaagcaaagaaatataaaagaagCCTTAAAGAGTTATTAACTCTAATACTGAACTTTCTCATCACGTTTTGTGgcctaaaaatgttttctgaccGAACATGTTTGTATTTGCCTTTGAAAAAATCCACCTGGGTTGACCTTTAATTTGCTTAGTCACTCTGACTGTGAACTTTATTCTCCAGCTCTTTTTATTGCAGTGTTTAACAGCTGATTTAACTACTCACGCATCGAGTGATAAGAGCGTCAACAACCCAAGGTGACTCGTGAAATTTCTCTGACACTCTTTTTTAGAAACGTCCATCTTATTATCAAcaatgtgtctctgtttgtgtgtttcttggtGCATAAATCCCCTGACTTTCAGCTTGTCAAGTGAATTAAAAGACAGCTGCACGTTTAGTGATAACTTTGTGTGAACTCCCTGGTTggtctgctgcagctgcaggattTCTCAATGTCCTGCTGTTACACCAGTTCAGCCTCTTATCTAGCTTTTGTCTCACCATAACTagataaaaccataaaaactaGAATTGTATTTCCTCCTAAAAGGTCTTTGAATGCAGCATTTAGTCTGACATTTTCCACACTGTTATCTGGACAGATCATTGGCAATTAGCAAGTTCCCTCAACTATCATATTGTTAATtcctgtatatatttatattatatttgttGGCGACAAAATGCCTGTTAAATAAGATTTTCTATTGTACTTGTAATTCCAACACTGAACACTAGGTGGAGTCTTGGCTTATGCTGTGCATAAAGCCTAGCGTGCATTAG is a window of Labrus mixtus chromosome 13, fLabMix1.1, whole genome shotgun sequence DNA encoding:
- the mao gene encoding amine oxidase [flavin-containing], with protein sequence MTAPSNTYDVIVVGGGISGLSAAKLLQESGLNPVVLEARDRVGGRTFTFRNKETKWVDLGGAYIGPTQNRILRLAKEYGIKTYKVNEQENLLHYVNGKSYPFKGSFPPIWNPIVMLDFNNLFRTMDEMGKEIPREAPWKAPHAEEWDKMTMLELFEKICWTRAVLRFATLFINVNVTSEPHEVSALWFLWYVKQCGGTMRIFSTTNGGQERKFAGGSSQISECMARQLGERVKLESPVYRIDHSGDMVVVETLDKQTYTAKYVILATPPGLNMKMHFNPELPPLRNQLISRVPMGSVIKCMVYYRENFWRNKGYCGSMVIEEEGAPIGLTLDDTKPDGTVPAIMGFILARKCRKLSDLTKEERKKKICEIYSKVLGSEEALHPVHYEEKNWCEEEYSGGCYTAYFPPGILTQYGRVLREPVGRLYFAGTETATEWSGYMEGAVQAGERAAREILCAMKKISPSQIWQTEPESVEVPALPFHTSFWERNLPSVGGLLKFLGVATVLSAASAAGLLAYKKGLLPRS